A genomic segment from Tuwongella immobilis encodes:
- a CDS encoding 2Fe-2S iron-sulfur cluster-binding protein encodes MKSLTFQPINEVQAIPTGTDLLQALLAKNLNVLMACGGKGLCATCHVHIKSGMEQLTEMTPRESRTLSFITGVDQSSRLACQCRVLGDGLVVQLPEGMYIERAEDLMSMLGQRAAQNILHPINGSILIEKGKIITRTRLEQLKELNVEVESLKGS; translated from the coding sequence ATGAAATCGTTGACATTCCAACCAATTAACGAAGTCCAAGCCATTCCCACCGGCACGGACTTGCTCCAGGCATTGTTGGCCAAGAATCTGAATGTGCTGATGGCCTGTGGTGGCAAGGGGTTATGCGCGACGTGCCATGTCCATATCAAGTCGGGCATGGAACAACTGACCGAAATGACCCCGCGGGAATCGCGGACCTTATCGTTCATCACCGGCGTCGATCAATCCTCGCGCCTGGCCTGCCAGTGCCGCGTTCTCGGCGATGGTCTGGTGGTCCAACTGCCCGAGGGGATGTATATTGAACGGGCCGAAGATCTGATGTCGATGCTGGGGCAACGGGCCGCCCAAAATATTTTGCATCCGATCAACGGCTCAATTCTGATCGAAAAAGGGAAGATTATTACCCGCACCCGATTGGAACAACTCAAAGAATTGAACGTCGAAGTGGAATCGCTCAAAGGAAGCTGA
- a CDS encoding biliverdin-producing heme oxygenase codes for MSELVHQIRTGMADLHDRLERLPMPQQIASGTVLADDYRDLLTQLLALHEVLESELVRNRIDLFQPEMARIVALQTDLAKIPTVSPALPILPETEALIAKIRQWSQSEPIALLGCLYIFEGSRMGSRLLAKQVAKALQVPVEPGQGIDYHLDASQNQVARWMSFKSALDSLPLSAELQQQVAEAAIETMTGLFHIYAALPRTGQTVGATATQAPLENPVA; via the coding sequence ATGAGTGAACTCGTTCACCAAATTCGGACCGGGATGGCGGATCTGCACGATCGGCTCGAACGGCTGCCCATGCCCCAACAGATTGCGTCCGGGACCGTGTTGGCCGACGATTATCGGGATCTATTGACGCAACTGCTTGCGTTGCATGAAGTTCTGGAATCGGAGTTGGTCCGCAATCGGATCGACCTCTTCCAACCGGAAATGGCTCGCATCGTGGCGTTGCAGACCGATTTGGCGAAAATTCCAACGGTCAGTCCCGCGTTGCCGATTCTCCCCGAAACCGAAGCGTTGATCGCCAAGATTCGGCAGTGGTCGCAGTCCGAACCGATTGCCCTCTTGGGTTGCCTGTATATTTTTGAAGGGTCGCGGATGGGCTCGCGGCTCCTGGCCAAACAGGTGGCCAAAGCCCTGCAAGTGCCCGTCGAACCGGGGCAGGGCATTGATTATCATTTAGATGCAAGCCAGAATCAGGTGGCTCGGTGGATGTCGTTCAAATCCGCACTCGATTCGTTGCCACTGAGTGCGGAATTGCAGCAGCAAGTGGCCGAAGCCGCCATTGAGACGATGACGGGACTGTTTCACATTTACGCAGCCCTGCCTCGAACCGGCCAGACCGTCGGTGCGACCGCCACGCAGGCTCCCCTGGAGAATCCGGTCGCATGA
- a CDS encoding serine/threonine-protein kinase, whose translation MSVPPTYPTPGARRPSGDDRILNPIDQLAMQVWREELRYGIPRLKAVENWWHADGEPHESLVDFLIRQGILTPNAPDLLDAASIGEVDPPLSPLILTSTGKSKLDALPLDAPPKPPSSSQATPTNYQTMIPTVVTRMDTVIQPALAMEPPASPVARSSSDSGVGRAATAQRQQGRDGRSAMSGDSGVTSQDKTRSDSPPPIESLVGQVLNQTYRLTRLVGIGPRGAVFEAEDLLLDRMVAVKVLNPEIARLGAGWVQRFCREAGISARLETAAAISVYAIAQDPSAVFCAMPLVRPGSLEDRIRNHGPLPAAEATRIVLEVAQLLALAHDRQIVHANLKPSNLLLDAQGKVVLVDFRFPLPDQDPVAAVALTAEHLRDDMELLIATYHYLLGGQAPLTDLTTSCGVALGIPADDPNAKRPKLPADARRLIHRVLRRDRSVVSMAHLVQELQILLEEMLESDPNAAKTLGSVALPTMNASRSGILRSGSTASSQPMMPMSTGSSPPRERGNPYGTVARAPEPPRIPGLIETGQLLGKCLLTEKIGQGGTGIVFRAVHQSLNISVAVKVLSSAMDHTEQTQIRQFRSEARLLAQLNHPHIVRVWDFEETPACTFLVLEYVEGLSLAELIQQSGRLRLDRAVETILQIVDGLSAALRMGIVHRDIKPANILLTRDGVAKLADLGLAVLVSEGDSDQGVVSNSGDRMAGTIAYMAPEQAVSGSQIDHRADIYALGCTFYHVLTGVLPFEGRSRIEVLYKHSRETARPAHELVSELRPEVSAVLSRMMAKDPKDRYQSYTELRLALQALQMLPGWIEERAVPTGLTESISQAGTQAIAAEEVQSPAPPASPRTVADPLLRGAGRSTRSDAPSDAGELES comes from the coding sequence GTGAGTGTGCCCCCCACCTATCCGACTCCTGGTGCCCGACGCCCCAGCGGAGACGACCGGATTCTCAATCCCATCGACCAACTTGCCATGCAAGTTTGGCGCGAAGAACTTCGCTATGGAATTCCCCGGCTCAAAGCGGTCGAAAATTGGTGGCATGCCGATGGTGAGCCGCACGAGTCGCTCGTCGATTTCCTGATTCGCCAGGGGATTCTCACCCCCAATGCCCCCGATTTGCTCGATGCGGCCAGTATCGGCGAGGTCGATCCGCCCCTGAGTCCGCTCATTCTGACCTCCACCGGCAAGTCGAAACTCGATGCGCTGCCGTTGGATGCGCCGCCGAAACCGCCGTCCTCGAGCCAAGCGACGCCGACCAATTATCAGACGATGATTCCGACCGTCGTCACCCGCATGGATACCGTAATCCAGCCGGCATTGGCCATGGAGCCGCCCGCGTCGCCTGTCGCTCGTTCATCGAGTGATTCCGGTGTGGGACGTGCTGCCACAGCCCAACGGCAACAGGGACGCGATGGCCGCTCGGCGATGAGTGGTGATTCGGGCGTAACCTCCCAAGACAAAACACGTTCGGATTCGCCGCCGCCGATCGAATCGCTGGTCGGGCAGGTGCTGAATCAGACCTATCGATTAACGCGATTGGTTGGCATCGGACCACGCGGAGCCGTGTTTGAAGCCGAGGATCTCCTCCTCGATCGCATGGTCGCCGTGAAAGTGCTGAATCCCGAGATTGCGCGGCTCGGTGCTGGGTGGGTGCAGCGATTCTGCCGCGAAGCCGGGATCTCCGCTCGCCTCGAAACGGCTGCTGCCATCTCGGTTTACGCCATTGCCCAAGATCCTTCTGCGGTCTTTTGTGCGATGCCGCTGGTTCGTCCGGGATCGCTGGAAGATCGCATTCGCAATCATGGCCCGTTGCCCGCAGCCGAGGCGACACGAATCGTCCTCGAAGTGGCGCAACTCCTTGCCCTGGCACACGATCGGCAAATCGTTCACGCCAATCTGAAGCCCAGCAATCTGCTGCTGGATGCCCAGGGGAAAGTGGTGCTGGTCGATTTTCGCTTTCCGCTCCCGGATCAAGATCCGGTGGCAGCGGTGGCGCTCACGGCCGAGCATTTGCGGGATGACATGGAGTTGCTCATCGCCACCTATCACTATCTGTTGGGTGGACAGGCACCGTTGACGGATCTTACGACCAGTTGCGGGGTTGCGCTCGGAATTCCTGCCGATGATCCGAACGCCAAACGGCCCAAACTGCCCGCCGATGCACGACGGTTGATTCACCGGGTGTTGCGGCGTGATCGCAGCGTGGTCAGCATGGCGCATCTGGTGCAGGAATTGCAGATTCTGTTGGAAGAAATGCTGGAAAGCGACCCCAACGCCGCCAAAACTCTGGGCAGTGTGGCTCTGCCGACCATGAATGCGTCGCGTTCCGGCATTCTGCGAAGCGGCTCGACCGCGTCCAGCCAGCCGATGATGCCGATGTCGACCGGCAGTTCGCCGCCTCGGGAGCGGGGGAATCCCTACGGAACGGTCGCACGGGCGCCCGAACCACCACGCATTCCGGGGCTGATCGAGACCGGCCAACTGCTGGGTAAATGCCTGCTCACCGAAAAGATTGGCCAGGGTGGGACCGGGATCGTCTTTCGAGCGGTGCATCAATCGTTGAATATTTCGGTGGCGGTCAAAGTGCTCAGCAGCGCGATGGATCACACCGAACAGACGCAGATTCGGCAATTCCGCTCCGAAGCCCGTCTGTTGGCTCAGTTGAATCATCCGCATATCGTGCGGGTGTGGGACTTTGAAGAGACGCCCGCCTGCACCTTCCTGGTGCTGGAATATGTGGAGGGGCTCAGTCTCGCCGAGTTGATTCAACAATCGGGACGGTTGCGGCTTGATCGCGCGGTGGAGACGATTCTCCAGATTGTCGATGGCTTGTCGGCGGCCCTGCGGATGGGCATTGTTCACCGCGATATTAAGCCCGCGAACATTCTGCTCACCCGCGATGGGGTTGCCAAACTCGCGGATCTCGGGTTGGCGGTGCTGGTGTCCGAAGGGGATTCGGATCAAGGGGTTGTGTCGAATTCCGGCGATCGAATGGCTGGAACCATTGCGTACATGGCACCCGAGCAAGCCGTTTCCGGATCGCAGATTGACCATCGTGCCGATATTTATGCACTCGGTTGCACGTTTTATCATGTGCTGACCGGGGTGCTGCCGTTCGAGGGCCGGTCGCGAATCGAAGTCTTGTACAAGCATAGTCGGGAAACTGCGCGGCCCGCTCACGAGTTGGTTTCGGAACTTCGCCCGGAAGTTTCCGCAGTTTTATCGCGCATGATGGCAAAAGACCCGAAAGACCGCTATCAATCGTATACCGAACTTCGGTTGGCGTTGCAGGCATTGCAAATGCTACCGGGGTGGATCGAAGAGCGTGCCGTTCCCACGGGGTTAACCGAATCCATCAGCCAAGCCGGTACGCAAGCGATTGCCGCAGAAGAGGTTCAATCGCCCGCACCGCCGGCATCCCCACGAACGGTCGCTGATCCGTTGTTGCGCGGGGCTGGCCGATCGACTCGGAGTGATGCCCCATCCGATGCGGGTGAATTAGAATCGTAA
- a CDS encoding tyrosine-protein phosphatase has protein sequence MQTKIPFSIRATVERVPMSLRRVGRVLVVVVFAFLVAELLRVVAFRNWHSVIPDQVYRSAQLSESALQEVIATHQIRTVLNLRGFCGDFDWYRAEMRATNAAGVSHEDITLSASRLPPPGELRRLLEVLDRSEFPILMHCRRGADRTGLAAALTVLLFTDSTLEQGLAHCSMRFGHTGIGPAAAMDRFFELYQEYLTKLQVPHSPERLRTFIRSDYCPDDAKGDLEVETIASPIRVGQPWNLRVKATNRSIRDWRFQPGLATGVHALFQLIREDGSIAQRGIAGQFHRIVPPGESISLLLPIVPPEQPGQYALVVELIAADRTAFGQLGGAPLQLMVTVQP, from the coding sequence ATGCAGACGAAGATCCCATTCTCGATTCGGGCAACGGTCGAGCGTGTCCCGATGTCCCTTCGTCGAGTCGGTCGCGTGCTGGTGGTTGTCGTATTTGCGTTCCTGGTGGCGGAATTGCTGCGGGTCGTGGCGTTTCGCAATTGGCACTCGGTCATTCCTGACCAAGTTTATCGTTCGGCTCAACTTTCGGAATCTGCCCTTCAGGAAGTCATCGCCACGCATCAGATTCGCACGGTGCTCAATCTCCGCGGATTCTGCGGCGACTTCGATTGGTATCGAGCCGAGATGCGGGCGACGAACGCGGCGGGTGTCTCGCACGAAGATATTACCCTGTCGGCATCGCGACTGCCGCCGCCGGGCGAACTCCGCCGATTGCTGGAAGTCTTGGATCGCAGCGAGTTTCCGATTCTGATGCACTGCCGACGCGGGGCCGACCGAACGGGATTAGCCGCCGCCTTGACCGTGCTGCTGTTCACCGATTCCACCTTGGAACAAGGATTAGCACACTGTTCCATGCGATTTGGGCATACCGGCATCGGCCCGGCAGCAGCCATGGACCGCTTCTTTGAACTCTATCAGGAATATCTGACCAAATTGCAAGTGCCCCACTCCCCTGAACGGTTGCGAACCTTCATTCGCTCGGATTATTGTCCCGACGATGCCAAGGGGGATCTGGAAGTCGAAACCATCGCATCGCCCATTCGGGTCGGTCAGCCGTGGAACCTCCGCGTGAAGGCGACCAACCGATCGATCCGCGATTGGCGGTTTCAGCCCGGATTGGCCACGGGCGTGCATGCCTTGTTCCAACTCATTCGAGAAGATGGGAGCATTGCCCAGCGCGGGATTGCCGGGCAATTCCATCGCATCGTTCCGCCGGGCGAATCGATCTCGTTACTGCTACCGATCGTCCCGCCCGAACAGCCCGGGCAATACGCATTGGTGGTGGAACTCATCGCCGCCGACCGGACCGCATTCGGCCAACTCGGAGGCGCCCCCCTCCAATTGATGGTCACTGTCCAACCCTGA
- a CDS encoding glycosyltransferase family 2 protein, with protein MKTLSIVIPIKDERENLAPLFGDILAALEHRLGWEVVFVDDGSTDGSFAVLDELANRYPQIRVVRLRRNVGQSAALQAGIDASRGDIIVTMDGDRQNDPADIPLLVAKLEEGFDVVLGQRAKRQDGFILRLLPSLIANWMIRKITKVPFRDFGCTLRAMTREIATSVRLYGEMHRYLTVMSQQLGARITQIPVRHHPRIAGKSKYNLTRTIRVVLDLITIKFLDGYLTRPMHCFGLAGLIMLMLGTLSLSATTIMKLVNGIDMTGNPLLLLTVLLMTMGIQFISMGLLGEVLIRTYFESSGRRPYTIRETRNLPPATPSRHAS; from the coding sequence ATGAAAACGCTCTCAATCGTGATTCCGATCAAGGACGAACGTGAGAATCTCGCCCCGTTGTTTGGCGATATTCTGGCGGCATTGGAACATCGTCTGGGATGGGAAGTGGTGTTTGTGGATGATGGCTCGACCGATGGCTCCTTTGCCGTCCTGGATGAATTGGCGAATCGATACCCGCAAATCCGAGTGGTGCGCTTGCGTCGCAATGTCGGCCAATCTGCCGCGCTGCAAGCGGGCATCGATGCCTCGCGCGGCGACATTATCGTCACCATGGATGGCGACCGCCAAAACGACCCTGCCGATATTCCCCTGCTGGTCGCCAAGCTGGAAGAAGGGTTTGATGTCGTGCTGGGCCAACGTGCGAAACGCCAAGATGGGTTCATCCTGCGGCTGTTGCCCAGCCTGATTGCCAATTGGATGATTCGCAAAATCACCAAGGTTCCGTTCCGCGATTTCGGCTGCACCTTGCGTGCAATGACGCGCGAAATTGCCACCTCCGTCCGGCTCTACGGCGAGATGCACCGCTATCTCACGGTGATGTCCCAACAACTCGGCGCGCGGATTACCCAGATTCCCGTTCGCCACCACCCGCGAATCGCCGGGAAATCCAAATACAACCTCACCCGCACGATTCGCGTGGTTCTCGATCTCATCACCATCAAATTCTTAGATGGATACCTCACCCGCCCGATGCACTGCTTCGGCCTGGCGGGGCTAATCATGTTGATGCTCGGCACCCTCAGTCTGTCTGCGACGACAATCATGAAACTGGTCAACGGCATCGACATGACTGGCAACCCGCTGCTGCTGCTGACGGTGCTGCTGATGACCATGGGCATCCAATTCATCTCGATGGGGCTTCTTGGCGAAGTGTTGATCCGCACCTACTTTGAAAGCTCCGGCCGCCGCCCCTACACCATCCGCGAAACCCGCAATCTGCCGCCCGCCACCCCATCCCGCCACGCCAGCTAA
- a CDS encoding amidohydrolase, whose product MASHGLRSLAVICCWLAPLISSLVAADDSPVVPEKLQPLLKNVQTLVEAESDSLEAFYKDLHSNPELSMMEERTAGKLAREMRSLGFEVTTGVGKTGIVCVLKNGDGPTVLVRTDMDALPVIEKTKLPYASTVRTRDRSGNEVGVMHACGHDIHMSCWIGAARTLVKLKGKWSGTLVFIGQPGEEIGTGARLMLADGLYEKFPKPDYALALHADAKLPIGQIGYSEGLAMANVDTVEIVVRGKGGHGAAPHTTVDPIILAAKIVLDFQNIVGREVDPLEPVVITVGSIHGGTKSNIIPNDVKLQVTVRTASDPIRKQVLEAMERIVVGHAKTARAPEPTFLVDTNEFTPALYNETKLTQKTVSLFQGLLGSNALIKRNPSMGGEDFARYARGGVPIFMYFLGTIDQPRFNAANQPGGTPLPSMHADTYFPTPAPSIRLGSQTMTLAVLNLLPIR is encoded by the coding sequence ATGGCATCGCACGGTCTTCGTTCTCTTGCAGTGATTTGCTGCTGGCTTGCGCCACTGATTTCGTCCTTGGTTGCTGCCGATGATTCCCCCGTGGTTCCGGAAAAACTTCAACCGCTGCTCAAGAATGTGCAAACTCTGGTCGAAGCCGAGAGCGATTCCCTCGAGGCGTTCTACAAAGACCTGCACAGCAATCCCGAACTGTCGATGATGGAAGAACGCACCGCCGGCAAACTCGCCCGCGAAATGCGAAGCCTGGGATTTGAAGTCACCACCGGCGTCGGCAAAACCGGCATTGTCTGCGTCCTCAAAAATGGGGACGGCCCCACCGTACTCGTCCGTACCGACATGGACGCACTGCCGGTCATCGAAAAAACCAAACTCCCCTACGCCAGCACTGTCCGCACCCGCGATCGCAGCGGCAACGAAGTCGGCGTCATGCACGCCTGTGGCCATGACATTCATATGAGTTGCTGGATTGGTGCCGCACGCACGCTCGTTAAACTGAAAGGGAAATGGAGTGGCACGCTCGTCTTCATCGGTCAACCGGGTGAGGAAATCGGCACCGGCGCTCGACTAATGCTCGCCGATGGCCTCTACGAGAAATTCCCCAAGCCCGATTACGCGCTCGCCCTCCACGCCGATGCCAAACTTCCCATCGGGCAAATTGGTTACAGCGAAGGGCTGGCGATGGCGAATGTGGATACCGTCGAAATCGTGGTGCGTGGCAAAGGCGGACACGGGGCCGCTCCGCATACCACCGTCGACCCGATTATTCTCGCCGCCAAAATTGTGCTCGATTTCCAAAATATCGTCGGCCGCGAAGTCGATCCGCTCGAACCGGTGGTCATCACCGTCGGCTCCATCCACGGCGGTACCAAATCGAATATCATCCCCAACGATGTCAAGCTGCAAGTCACCGTCCGCACCGCCTCCGATCCGATCCGCAAACAAGTTCTGGAAGCGATGGAACGCATCGTCGTCGGCCACGCCAAGACCGCCCGCGCTCCCGAACCGACATTCCTGGTCGATACCAACGAATTCACGCCCGCACTGTACAACGAAACCAAATTGACCCAAAAAACCGTGTCGCTGTTTCAAGGACTCCTCGGCAGCAACGCTCTCATCAAGCGGAATCCATCGATGGGTGGCGAAGATTTCGCCCGCTACGCCCGCGGCGGCGTGCCGATTTTCATGTATTTCCTGGGCACCATCGACCAACCCCGATTCAACGCCGCGAATCAGCCCGGAGGAACGCCACTGCCATCCATGCACGCCGATACGTACTTCCCGACGCCCGCCCCAAGTATCCGCCTGGGAAGCCAAACCATGACCCTCGCGGTGCTGAATCTCCTGCCAATCCGCTAA
- a CDS encoding metal ABC transporter ATP-binding protein, with the protein MNPLLQLQNIQVQLGGRLILSGVSTGIRRGSMTALIGLNGSGKTTLLRAILGETRFNGTLTWRGPAGEPLPTPRIGYVPQRLTLDSRLPITVTDFLAISLQSWPILFGVRPQTRVMIDQILTQMGIPHLAKTQVARLSGGELQRVLLGLALTPHPDLLLLDEPAAGIDFRDQQRFYELIAEMNQSLGITVLLVSHELEIVGKHAHQVLCLRNGRIQQEGSPAEVLSQANLELLFGHGRILLPQPNNSGNTI; encoded by the coding sequence GTGAATCCACTGCTGCAACTGCAGAATATTCAGGTGCAACTCGGCGGCCGGTTGATTCTCTCGGGAGTTTCGACCGGCATTCGCCGAGGTTCCATGACCGCCCTCATTGGACTGAACGGGTCGGGCAAAACCACCTTGCTGCGGGCGATTCTGGGCGAAACGCGCTTCAACGGCACGCTGACCTGGCGCGGACCGGCTGGCGAGCCACTGCCCACGCCGCGCATTGGCTACGTTCCGCAGCGGCTCACCCTCGATTCCCGGTTGCCGATTACCGTCACCGATTTTCTGGCCATCAGCCTGCAATCCTGGCCGATTCTGTTCGGAGTCCGCCCACAAACGCGGGTCATGATCGATCAGATTCTCACGCAAATGGGGATTCCGCATCTGGCGAAAACTCAGGTTGCGCGGCTTTCCGGTGGGGAGTTGCAACGGGTGCTGCTCGGACTGGCACTCACGCCACACCCGGATTTATTGCTGTTGGATGAACCGGCGGCCGGCATCGATTTCCGCGATCAGCAACGCTTCTACGAATTGATTGCCGAAATGAACCAATCGCTGGGCATCACGGTGCTGCTGGTCTCGCATGAATTGGAGATCGTCGGCAAGCACGCGCATCAGGTGTTGTGCCTGCGAAACGGCCGCATCCAACAAGAAGGATCACCCGCCGAAGTGTTGTCGCAAGCGAATCTGGAATTGCTGTTTGGGCATGGACGAATTTTGTTGCCGCAGCCGAATAACTCGGGCAACACGATTTGA
- a CDS encoding metal ABC transporter substrate-binding protein, with translation MRGASWHGSRRIGTRIRLTLLGFVALLGMTLTGCAPGPVNPWPEKPGPKVLVTFAPLYSFVSSVAGDDANVMCLLTNHGPHGFEPTKREAQIVATSEVVIMNGLGLDDAIIAKLSRARGGKLKVYSLGDSLDKNTLHANEEHDHDHGHDHDHAGHDHHHHDHGAYDPHIWLGSDESVAMISAIEKALSEMDPAHAAGYKARAAETIAKLKALHAEGKELLKGKSEKAIVSFHDSLRYLASSYGLQIAGVVQVDAGVEPNSAAMKRLIATCVKEKVRLIAVEPQFPANNAAKTILEALKSAGVADAGFIEIDPLETASPEDLKPDWYFEKMRQNLQQLAKALK, from the coding sequence ATGCGTGGAGCATCTTGGCACGGCAGCAGACGAATCGGAACGCGAATCCGACTGACGCTTCTCGGCTTCGTGGCGCTGTTGGGGATGACCCTGACCGGTTGCGCCCCCGGACCAGTGAATCCCTGGCCGGAGAAGCCTGGGCCAAAAGTGCTGGTGACATTTGCACCGCTGTACAGCTTTGTGAGCAGTGTGGCCGGTGACGATGCCAACGTGATGTGCCTGTTGACCAATCACGGGCCGCACGGCTTCGAGCCGACCAAGCGAGAAGCCCAGATTGTCGCTACGTCCGAAGTGGTCATCATGAACGGGTTGGGCCTGGATGATGCGATCATTGCCAAATTGAGCCGCGCTCGAGGTGGCAAGTTGAAAGTCTATTCGTTGGGGGATTCGCTCGATAAGAACACCCTGCACGCCAACGAAGAACACGATCACGATCATGGGCACGATCACGATCATGCCGGCCACGATCATCACCATCATGATCATGGTGCATACGATCCGCATATCTGGTTGGGCAGCGATGAATCGGTGGCGATGATTTCGGCCATCGAAAAAGCGCTGAGCGAAATGGATCCCGCCCACGCGGCTGGGTACAAGGCGCGTGCTGCGGAGACGATTGCCAAATTGAAGGCGCTGCATGCGGAAGGCAAGGAACTTCTCAAAGGCAAATCCGAAAAGGCGATTGTGAGTTTTCACGATTCGCTGCGGTATCTGGCGAGCAGCTACGGACTTCAGATTGCGGGGGTGGTGCAAGTGGACGCCGGCGTGGAGCCGAATTCGGCAGCGATGAAACGATTGATCGCCACTTGCGTGAAGGAAAAAGTGCGATTGATCGCCGTCGAACCGCAATTCCCGGCGAATAATGCCGCCAAGACGATTCTCGAAGCCTTGAAGTCCGCGGGGGTGGCCGATGCGGGATTCATCGAAATCGATCCGCTGGAAACGGCATCGCCCGAGGATCTGAAGCCGGATTGGTATTTCGAGAAAATGCGGCAAAATCTGCAACAATTGGCGAAGGCGTTGAAGTGA
- a CDS encoding Ldh family oxidoreductase, which translates to MPTFRPQTLIDVSCRLFERVGIPPADARLVATSLVDANLCGHDSHGVMRVPQYAQNIREGKLTADAPFTILHETPAMLAADAGWGLGQVHAHRLLDHLIPKAKTLGIAAGTLRRCGHTGRLGEYAERLASEHLAFFGTVNSHGAGRRVAPPGGTEGRISTNPLVMGAPTPGDPVVLDIGTSVVAEGKVRVHFQKKEPVPEGWLHDHQGQPTTDPSVLYTDPRGTILPIGAAQAYKGFGLGLMLDLFAGGLSGGECSRSDAPMAGLGNCLLFVVMDTRHFGGTDHFLAESGRLTEYVRNCPKAAGVSAITLPGDPERHARQQRSGTGLSIPAGTWELFEKLAAELGIELPAADA; encoded by the coding sequence ATGCCGACATTTCGACCGCAAACACTGATCGACGTATCCTGCCGACTGTTTGAACGCGTAGGCATTCCGCCCGCCGATGCCCGACTCGTCGCCACCAGTTTGGTGGATGCGAACTTGTGTGGTCACGATTCGCACGGCGTGATGCGGGTGCCGCAATATGCACAAAATATCCGCGAGGGCAAACTGACGGCCGATGCCCCGTTTACGATTCTGCACGAAACGCCCGCCATGCTCGCCGCCGATGCGGGGTGGGGATTGGGGCAAGTGCATGCGCACCGATTGCTGGACCATCTGATTCCGAAGGCCAAAACGCTCGGAATCGCCGCCGGCACCTTGCGACGCTGCGGCCATACCGGGCGACTGGGCGAATATGCCGAGCGATTGGCCAGCGAGCATCTCGCCTTCTTTGGTACGGTGAATTCGCACGGAGCCGGACGTCGGGTGGCCCCGCCCGGCGGCACGGAAGGCCGAATCAGCACCAATCCGCTGGTGATGGGTGCCCCCACTCCCGGCGATCCCGTGGTCTTGGATATTGGCACCAGCGTGGTGGCCGAGGGGAAAGTCCGCGTTCATTTCCAGAAGAAAGAACCCGTTCCCGAGGGGTGGTTGCATGACCATCAGGGCCAGCCCACGACCGATCCCAGTGTGTTGTACACCGACCCGCGTGGGACCATTCTACCGATTGGAGCCGCACAAGCCTATAAGGGGTTTGGTTTGGGGCTGATGTTGGACCTGTTTGCGGGCGGATTATCCGGTGGGGAATGCAGCCGCAGCGATGCCCCGATGGCCGGTCTGGGCAACTGCCTGCTGTTTGTGGTGATGGATACCCGACATTTTGGCGGCACGGACCATTTTCTCGCCGAGTCGGGCCGACTGACGGAGTACGTCCGCAACTGCCCCAAAGCGGCGGGCGTCTCCGCGATCACGCTGCCCGGCGACCCGGAACGGCACGCTCGACAGCAACGCTCGGGCACCGGATTGAGCATTCCGGCGGGGACGTGGGAGCTGTTCGAGAAGCTCGCCGCCGAACTCGGAATCGAACTTCCCGCCGCCGATGCGTGA